Proteins encoded together in one Telopea speciosissima isolate NSW1024214 ecotype Mountain lineage chromosome 4, Tspe_v1, whole genome shotgun sequence window:
- the LOC122658379 gene encoding serine/arginine-rich splicing factor SR45a isoform X1: MSYSRRSRSSRSRSPYGRHSRSVSRSLSRSKSRSRSRSNDSTDVENPGNNLYVTGLSPRITKKELEKHFSSEGEVIDVHLVADPWTRESRGFGFVTMATLQDADRCVKYLNRSVLEGRVITVEKARRRKGRTPTPGKYLGVRTIRVHRRSPSYSPYRRSRYSSPRYSSERDRERSYSPYYSRRRSYSPHSSRRRSYSPYYRRHRSPSRSCSPYSRSPVGRRERSYSPYYSRSYYRRHRSYSPDDRSVSPYYRRRHDRSVSRSVSPPRRSSRRSYSRSMSPKLRRRSSRRSYSRSVSPPRPRSSRRSYSRSVSPARKSSRKSVSRSASPRKKSYSRRHSRRRSMSSESRSRSVSRSRSRSRSRSPSPSS, from the exons ATGTCATATTCGAGACGTTCAAG GTCTTCCCGCTCTCGATCTCCATATGGGCGGCACAGTAGGTCTGTTTCAAGGTCATTGTCAAGGTCGAAGTCAAGAAGCCGGTCAAG AAGCAATGATTCAACTGATGTGGAAAATCCTGGGAACAATCTCTATGTGACTGGTTTGTCACCTCGCATTACGAAGAAAGAGCTTGAGAAGCATTTTTCCTCTGAAGGAGAG GTGATTGATGTTCACCTTGTGGCTGATCCATGGACAAGGGAGTCTCGTGGCTTTGGTTTTGTGACCATGGCAACCCTTCAGGATGCTGATCGCTGCGTCAAGTATCTGAATCGATCAGTTCTTGAAGGTCGGGTCATTACAGTGGAGAAg GCAAGGAGGAGAAAAGGTCGAACCCCGACCCCAGGAAAGTATCTCGGAGTGAGAACTATCCgtg TGCACCGGCGATCACCAAGCTACTCACCTTACCGTAGGAGCCGTTACAGTTCCCCTCGTTATTCGTCTGAGAGGGATCGGGAGAGATCATACTCTCCTTACTACAGCCGGCGCAGGTCATACTCTCCTCACAGCAGCCGGAGAAGATCATACTCTCCATACTACCGTCGGCACAGGTCTCCATCACGATCTTGTTCCCCCTACAGCAGATCACCTGTTGGCAGACGGGAACGCTCGTACTCACCGTATTACTCAAGGTCATACTATCGGAGACACCGATCTTATTCTCCAGATGACCGCTCTGTGTCACCCTACTACAGAAGGCGGCATGATCGATCAGTCTCTAGGAGTGTGTCACCACCAAGGAGGAGCTCAAGGAGAAGCTATTCCCGAAGTATGTCACCCAAGCTGAGGAGGAGAAGCTCAAGGAGGAGCTACTCACGCAGTGTCTCACCACCAAGGCCCAGGAGCTCTAGGAGAAGCTACTCTCGTAGTGTGTCCCCTGCTCGTAAGAGCTCAAGGAAGAGTGTCTCCCGTAGTGCCTCACCCAGGAAGAAGAGCTATTCAAGAAGACATTCTAGAAGACGCAGTATGAGCTCAGAATCAAGATCTAGATCTGTATCAAGGTCAAGGTCAAGGTCAAGGTCAAGGTCTCCATCACCTTCGTCGTAA
- the LOC122658379 gene encoding serine/arginine-rich splicing factor SR45a isoform X2 has protein sequence MSYSRRSRSSRSRSPYGRHSRSVSRSLSRSKSRSRSRSNDSTDVENPGNNLYVTGLSPRITKKELEKHFSSEGEVIDVHLVADPWTRESRGFGFVTMATLQDADRCVKYLNRSVLEGRVITVEKARRRKGRTPTPGKYLGVRTIRVHRRSPSYSPYRRSRYSSPRYSSERDRERSYSPYYSRRRSYSPHSSRHRSPSRSCSPYSRSPVGRRERSYSPYYSRSYYRRHRSYSPDDRSVSPYYRRRHDRSVSRSVSPPRRSSRRSYSRSMSPKLRRRSSRRSYSRSVSPPRPRSSRRSYSRSVSPARKSSRKSVSRSASPRKKSYSRRHSRRRSMSSESRSRSVSRSRSRSRSRSPSPSS, from the exons ATGTCATATTCGAGACGTTCAAG GTCTTCCCGCTCTCGATCTCCATATGGGCGGCACAGTAGGTCTGTTTCAAGGTCATTGTCAAGGTCGAAGTCAAGAAGCCGGTCAAG AAGCAATGATTCAACTGATGTGGAAAATCCTGGGAACAATCTCTATGTGACTGGTTTGTCACCTCGCATTACGAAGAAAGAGCTTGAGAAGCATTTTTCCTCTGAAGGAGAG GTGATTGATGTTCACCTTGTGGCTGATCCATGGACAAGGGAGTCTCGTGGCTTTGGTTTTGTGACCATGGCAACCCTTCAGGATGCTGATCGCTGCGTCAAGTATCTGAATCGATCAGTTCTTGAAGGTCGGGTCATTACAGTGGAGAAg GCAAGGAGGAGAAAAGGTCGAACCCCGACCCCAGGAAAGTATCTCGGAGTGAGAACTATCCgtg TGCACCGGCGATCACCAAGCTACTCACCTTACCGTAGGAGCCGTTACAGTTCCCCTCGTTATTCGTCTGAGAGGGATCGGGAGAGATCATACTCTCCTTACTACAGCCGGCGCAGGTCATACTCTCCTCACAGCAGC CGGCACAGGTCTCCATCACGATCTTGTTCCCCCTACAGCAGATCACCTGTTGGCAGACGGGAACGCTCGTACTCACCGTATTACTCAAGGTCATACTATCGGAGACACCGATCTTATTCTCCAGATGACCGCTCTGTGTCACCCTACTACAGAAGGCGGCATGATCGATCAGTCTCTAGGAGTGTGTCACCACCAAGGAGGAGCTCAAGGAGAAGCTATTCCCGAAGTATGTCACCCAAGCTGAGGAGGAGAAGCTCAAGGAGGAGCTACTCACGCAGTGTCTCACCACCAAGGCCCAGGAGCTCTAGGAGAAGCTACTCTCGTAGTGTGTCCCCTGCTCGTAAGAGCTCAAGGAAGAGTGTCTCCCGTAGTGCCTCACCCAGGAAGAAGAGCTATTCAAGAAGACATTCTAGAAGACGCAGTATGAGCTCAGAATCAAGATCTAGATCTGTATCAAGGTCAAGGTCAAGGTCAAGGTCAAGGTCTCCATCACCTTCGTCGTAA
- the LOC122658379 gene encoding serine/arginine-rich splicing factor SR45a isoform X3 — protein sequence MSYSRRSRSSRSRSPYGRHSRSVSRSLSRSKSRSRSRSNDSTDVENPGNNLYVTGLSPRITKKELEKHFSSEGEVIDVHLVADPWTRESRGFGFVTMATLQDADRCVKYLNRSVLEGRVITVEKARRRKGRTPTPGKYLGVRTIRVHRRSPSYSPYRRSRYSSPRYSSERDRERSYSPYYSRRRSPSRSCSPYSRSPVGRRERSYSPYYSRSYYRRHRSYSPDDRSVSPYYRRRHDRSVSRSVSPPRRSSRRSYSRSMSPKLRRRSSRRSYSRSVSPPRPRSSRRSYSRSVSPARKSSRKSVSRSASPRKKSYSRRHSRRRSMSSESRSRSVSRSRSRSRSRSPSPSS from the exons ATGTCATATTCGAGACGTTCAAG GTCTTCCCGCTCTCGATCTCCATATGGGCGGCACAGTAGGTCTGTTTCAAGGTCATTGTCAAGGTCGAAGTCAAGAAGCCGGTCAAG AAGCAATGATTCAACTGATGTGGAAAATCCTGGGAACAATCTCTATGTGACTGGTTTGTCACCTCGCATTACGAAGAAAGAGCTTGAGAAGCATTTTTCCTCTGAAGGAGAG GTGATTGATGTTCACCTTGTGGCTGATCCATGGACAAGGGAGTCTCGTGGCTTTGGTTTTGTGACCATGGCAACCCTTCAGGATGCTGATCGCTGCGTCAAGTATCTGAATCGATCAGTTCTTGAAGGTCGGGTCATTACAGTGGAGAAg GCAAGGAGGAGAAAAGGTCGAACCCCGACCCCAGGAAAGTATCTCGGAGTGAGAACTATCCgtg TGCACCGGCGATCACCAAGCTACTCACCTTACCGTAGGAGCCGTTACAGTTCCCCTCGTTATTCGTCTGAGAGGGATCGGGAGAGATCATACTCTCCTTACTACAGCCGGCGCAG GTCTCCATCACGATCTTGTTCCCCCTACAGCAGATCACCTGTTGGCAGACGGGAACGCTCGTACTCACCGTATTACTCAAGGTCATACTATCGGAGACACCGATCTTATTCTCCAGATGACCGCTCTGTGTCACCCTACTACAGAAGGCGGCATGATCGATCAGTCTCTAGGAGTGTGTCACCACCAAGGAGGAGCTCAAGGAGAAGCTATTCCCGAAGTATGTCACCCAAGCTGAGGAGGAGAAGCTCAAGGAGGAGCTACTCACGCAGTGTCTCACCACCAAGGCCCAGGAGCTCTAGGAGAAGCTACTCTCGTAGTGTGTCCCCTGCTCGTAAGAGCTCAAGGAAGAGTGTCTCCCGTAGTGCCTCACCCAGGAAGAAGAGCTATTCAAGAAGACATTCTAGAAGACGCAGTATGAGCTCAGAATCAAGATCTAGATCTGTATCAAGGTCAAGGTCAAGGTCAAGGTCAAGGTCTCCATCACCTTCGTCGTAA
- the LOC122658379 gene encoding serine/arginine-rich splicing factor SR45a isoform X4, translated as MSYSRRSRSSRSRSPYGRHSRSVSRSLSRSKSRSRSRSNDSTDVENPGNNLYVTGLSPRITKKELEKHFSSEGEVIDVHLVADPWTRESRGFGFVTMATLQDADRCVKYLNRSVLEGRVITVEKQGGCV; from the exons ATGTCATATTCGAGACGTTCAAG GTCTTCCCGCTCTCGATCTCCATATGGGCGGCACAGTAGGTCTGTTTCAAGGTCATTGTCAAGGTCGAAGTCAAGAAGCCGGTCAAG AAGCAATGATTCAACTGATGTGGAAAATCCTGGGAACAATCTCTATGTGACTGGTTTGTCACCTCGCATTACGAAGAAAGAGCTTGAGAAGCATTTTTCCTCTGAAGGAGAG GTGATTGATGTTCACCTTGTGGCTGATCCATGGACAAGGGAGTCTCGTGGCTTTGGTTTTGTGACCATGGCAACCCTTCAGGATGCTGATCGCTGCGTCAAGTATCTGAATCGATCAGTTCTTGAAGGTCGGGTCATTACAGTGGAGAAg CAGGGTGGCTGTGTGTAG